DNA sequence from the Gemmatimonadales bacterium genome:
CGAGACGGCGGGCGGTTTCGACTATACCGGGCAGCCCGGATGAAAGAGGCGGGATTCTCCAGCACTCGCGTGGAGCCTCTCGTGGGGCCTACTCAACCGAACGATCAACATCCGGCCTCGGCGCCATCGAGGCGGTCCCACGAACACCTGTTCTTCTTGGGCATGGCCGTGCTCCTGCTCGCCACGGTGTTCGTAGGCTTTGCGTCCTCCTATTACCTCGCCGGGATGGTCAACGCGTCCCTACCGAGTCGAATCATTCACGTCCACGCGCTCGTGGCCACCGCTTGGATGCTGTTGTTTGCCGCGCAGGTGTCTCTGGCTTCCGCCCACGGCGTCGACCTGCATCGCCGCCTCGGGGTCATCGCTGTGCCACTGGCTTGCGCAATGGTCGTAACCGGTCTGATGGCTGGCGCAGATATTCTGAGGCGAGGCATTCCGCCAGGCCTCGAACATCTGCTCTTTCTCATCAACACCAATATGGTGCTGGTCTTCGCGGTGCTCATCGCGCTTGCCTACCGAATGCGAGGCGCTCCGCCCGCGCACAAGCGGCTGGTCGTGATGGCCCACGTCGCGCTCATGTTCGCAGGGTTCATTCGGTGGCCCGTCGAGTTCCTGTACCACAACATTCCCAGCGCCGCCCGCGCGCCCTACAGCTTCCTGCTCCTGATGGTTCTCTACGATCTCTGGAGCACGCGCAGGGTTCACCCTGTGACGCTGTGGGCCGGTGCCTTCCTCGTCTTCGTTTTCGAGGTCCAGTTCCTGGTAGCCGACACGATGGCTTGGCAAGCTTTCGCCGCATGGATCCGATCGTGACGCGCCGGACCCTCGTGCTTGTCATTGCGCTCTTCATCGTCGGCGCGTGCGGTGGCCAGGAGGGTGCGAAGACGGCGCGAGACGCTCAGGCGCTGCTTCGCGGTCTGCACGACGCAGGCAGTTTCGGCGGCGCGGTGATCCTGTCGCGCGACGGACGTATCGTGTACGAAGGGGCGTTCGGACGGGCGGATCGTACCCGCTCCTTCTCGCTCGACACCCCAGCGGACGGCGCATCGCTGGCAAAAACCGCAACCGCGGCCGCGATCTGGCGGCTCGTCGCCGCAGGCGCACTTGCGCTCGACGATCCGGTGCAACGATACGTCGCAGAGTTTCCCTATCCCGACGTGAGCATCCGGCATTTGCTCAGTCACACCGCGGGTCTGCCGGATTACGATCCCTTTCAGCCGGTGCTCGAGGGCGAACGACCGGTCGACAATCTCGAATTGCAGAACGTCATGCGGCGGCAATCGCCACGGCCGCTCTTTCCGCCCGGCTCGCAGTTCAGCTACTGCAACATCTGCTACGACACCCTGGCGCTGCTCATCGAACGGGTGACGCGCGCGTCCTATAGTGAGCACGTGGTAAAGGGAATGCTCGCCGAAGCAGGCGCGACGACAGCATTCTTGCGGCCGGCGCGCTTCGCCGATTGGCCTGGCGTGCGCACGCTCGGGTTCGACTCGAGCCGGCCCGATGCGGCCGTCTTCGACGTGTTCGACAACGAGGCCATCTATGGCGGTTCGAACATCTATTTCTCGGCGCGCGACCTGCACGCCTGGGCGCGTGCGTGGGCGGAGCGGCGTGCCGTGCCGGCGGACGTCTGGGATCAGGCGCTGGTGCCTGCGCGTATCGACGGGCACCCATCGGCAATGACGCTGTCCAGTTGGTACTGCGCGACGGATCGCCTGCGCTGCTACTACACCGGTCACCACCAGGGGTTCTTCAACCTCGTCTACTGGGATGCCGCGCGAAACGTGACCGCCGTGTTCGTCTCCAACAGCACCATCGCCCCGCCGCTGCATCCGTGGTTCATGCGAACGCTCATCGCGCTCGCGGAGGGGGGTGACGCCCTGCCAGCGCCAGCGGTTGCATCCGACAAGGACACGCAGGTCGACCTGGTCGCCGTGGCGGGGCGCTATCGTATCGAAGGCCTTGGCGAGGTTATGATCGACGCCGCGGGCGCCACGCCCGTTATGCAAGTCGGCGACGGGCCACGTTACCAGCTCTATCAGGTCGGCTACGGCTGGCTCTACGCGCCGGGCGTTGATGCCTACCTGACATTGCCGTTGCCTGTCGGAGAGACGCAGCCGCGCCTGTCCTGGAATTCGGTGTTCCTCTCGGGCGACGGTGCGCGCATTTCGCAGTGACTGTGTTCGGCGCTTGCTCGGGGAACCGGCCGGCGCCGTGAACGACTCGGTCACGGTCGGCGTCCCTAGCCGGTATTCCGCATCCCGGCAGCGACACCGTTTACCGTACTCAGGAAGGCCTCGAACAACGCCGGGTCCGCTCCCGGCTCGCGCAGCCGGCTCAACACCTCGGCCTGCACGAGATTGATCGGATCGACGTAGGGATTTCGTACGTCGATCGACCGCCGCAGCACCTGGTTCTCCTCCAGTAGATGCGTGTGACCGGTCACCTGCAGCAAGACACGCTCGGTGCGTGCCAGGTCCTCGCGCAACGCCACGCCGATCGGACGCAGGTGCGGCGGTACCAGCTCCGCGTCATAGACCGCCGCCACGTCCGGCGATGCCTTGGCCACAACCATCTCGATCAGGTCGAGGGTGGAACGAAAAAATGGCCAGCCCTGATACATGGCCCGGAGTTCCGCTGCGTGCCCAGCCTCGAGCGCCTGGTCGAGCGCGGCACCCACGCCGAGCCACGAAGCGAGCAGCAAGCGCGTCTGAGTCCAGGCGAAGACCCAGGGTATCGCACGCAGCGACTTCACTCCGCCCCCGGAACGCCGGCGCGCCGGGCGGCTTCCGGTTCGCAGCCGACCCAGCTCCGGCTCGGGGGTGGCCGCGCGGAAATAGTCGATGAACTCCGGCATGTCGTAAACGATGCTGCGAAAATGCGCCCGCGACGCGTCGGCAAGCGCCTGCATCCGCACCCGCCACGCCTCCGGCACCGGCGGCGACTCCAGCAGCGAGGCTTCCAGCGTGGCCGTCGTGTACACCTCCAAGGTGCGGTCGGCGATTGCCGGCAGCCCGAACTTGGCATCGACCATCTCACCCTGTTCGGTAACGCGGATGGTGCCGTTGATGGAGCCCGGCGGTTGGGACTGAATTGCCAAGTGTGTCGGACCTCCACCCCGGCCAACCGATCCACCACGACCGTGAAACAGGGTCAGCCGCACGCCATGCTGCCGCGCCACGGCGACCAATCGCTCCTGCGCAGCGTAAAGCTCCCATGCGGCGGCGAGGCGGCCGCCGTCTTTGGCAGAATCGGAGTAGCCGATCATCACCTCCAGGGCCGTGCCTACGCGCTGGCGATACCAGGGCAGCGACAGCAGCGCGTCCACCATCGTTGCGGCCTGCTGCAAATCGTTCACCGTCTCGAAAAGGGGCACCACCCGGAGCGGTGGCTCGAGTCCCGCCCCCTCCAGCAGCGCGATCACGGCAAGCACATCCGAGGGTTGTGCGGCCATGGAGATTACGTAAGCGCCCAGGGCATCGCGAGGAAGCGTCGCGGCGGTACGGACGGTGTCGAGTACGTCGTCGACATCGTTGCCGAACCTGGAGCCGGTCGCGAGGGCATCCGCGATGACCCGGGTCGCGCCGCTCAGCTCCCCGCGCAGAAACGCTTGCCGGGCCTGTTCGTCCCAGGCGCGGTAGGAGCCATGCCCGGCTGAAGCCGTGAGCGCATCGAGCGCCTCGGTATGGTGATCCGCGTCCTGTCGCAGGTCGAGCGGAGCAAGCCACATGCCGAGGCTCGGGATCCGTCGGAGAATGTCGAGCAGGCGCCCGTCGGCCACGCGCGCCGCGCCGGTTTGGTGCAGCGAGCGATAGCAGAGTTGGAGCGGTTCGGCCAGCTCTGCTGCGTCGGCATAGTCGCCGGCATCGGCGCTGTAGGGCGCCCCAGACGCCAGCAGGGCGCCCATGCGTTCGCGCATGGCAAGGAGGCGGGCGACCACGGGCTTGAGCAGCGCCCGGTACGGTTCCGGCGCGTCGCCCACCCTGCGGCGCAGCTCGTCGCTGGCCTTGTCCATCGAGAGCTCGCCCCGCAGGGCCGCGATCTCCTGGCGATACAGGTCGGCGGCCATCCAGCGTGCCAGCATCACGGCTTGCGCCGTCACCAGCGGGGTGACATTCGGGTTGCCATCGCGGTCGCCGCCGATCCAAGTGCCGAACCGGAGGGGTGCGGCATCCAGCGGCAGCTTCCTTCCGGTGGCGGCCTGCAGTGCACGGTCGAGTTCGCGCAGCGAGCGCGGCACCGCGTCCCAGAGGGTCCCTTCGAACGACACCAGCCCCCACTTGACCTCGTCAAACGGCGTCGGTGCCTCACGGCGGACTTCGTTGGTGAGCCAGAGGCTGGTCACCTCGGCCGCGAGAGCGCGGGTCAGCTCTTCCTGCTCCCCCGGGGTGAGGTCGGTGCGGTCGCGCTCGCCCAGGAGCTCGGCGATGCGCCGCTGAGTCCGCCTGACGGTGCGTCGCACCACTTCGGTCGGGTGCGCCGTGATGACCAGCTCGACGTGCAGCGATTGCACCGCCGCATGCAGCGCGTCGGGTGTTACCCCGGCGCCGAGGATCCGCCGGAAGCTCTCGACCAGCGAGCCCCGCTGCGGCGCCTGGTCTGGTGTGCGCAGGTAGTCACGCCGCCGGCGGATGCGGTGGTGCTGTTCGGCGATATTGGCCAGGCCGAGAAAATGGGCAAAGGCCCGGGCTACGGTGAGCGACTGGGGTGTGGAGAGCGCCTGCAGGGTGCGGGTCAGCTCCTCGCGCGCCACTCTGCCTCCGCGGGCGTCTTTGGCAAGGACGCGCACCCGTTCGACCGTCTCGAACAGCGCGTTCCCCTCCTGCTCGCGCAACGTGGCGCCGAGCAACTCGCCGAGGAGGCGGACGTCAGCATGAAGCGGGGCATGGGGAGAGGCGAGGGGCATGGCGGCTCGTCGAGGGTCGATTCGTACAACCAAACGGCGATCGATGGGCGCTGGCAAGCCCTCGAGCTACCCGGTGCGGAGCCGCTCGGCGGCGGCAGACACGCTGCCAAGCTTCGCGGCTCGGGACGCTCTTGCGCGAGCACCGGTCAAGAGACGAGCATTGAGAACGATCGCTCGAGCCTCAACGCTGGGGTGTCACGGTATGACGAACCTGAACCGACGCGACTTTGCTGCCATCGGCCTCTCGACGCTCTGGGCCGGGCGCATACCGGGTGCAACCTATCAACTCCGGACGGACCATCGAGCCGACCTCGTCATTCGGCCGTTCAGATCGAACGACGCGGAGGCCGTTGGTCGCCTCGTCGACGCCGAGTACCTGAACGATGCCGACCGCGCGAGTAGTTTGCACGCGATCAACCGGGGCCTGCACCTTCCGTCAGGGCGGAACAACGGCTGGCGGACGACTCTGGTAGCTGAGCAGGACGGGACCGTAGTCGGGGTGGGTTCCTCGAGTGCGTTTGCCCTCGGCCGGAACGCACGAACACACACGATCGTCGCGCCATCACACCGGCGGCAGGGGATCGGCACGCGTCTGTATCAGGAAATTGCTCCTCTCGTACGTGCGCAGGGACGAACGCCGGTCGCGTCGATTGCTGGTCGTGAAGGTGTCGCATTTCGTTTCGCCTCGTCCTGCGGCATGCGACCGCTGATGCGGTCGCGCCAGCTCACGCTGGACCTCACCTCTTGGGCGGTCGACCTCTGGTGCAGGCATGCCATCGAACAGGCAAGCCCGTACGCCCTGGTGCCCAGCTCGCAGGTTACGCCCGACGTGTTCTTCGGTGCGCTCGGCGCGGCCTACCACTACATGCATGAGCGATGGTCGGACATCCAGGTCGAGACGCCGGCTCAGTCTCGGGCCACCTGGCAGGCGCGCGTCAGCGAAACCTCCGGTGTCGTGGCACTCGAAGGCCAGCGCGCGGTAGGGGTCGGCAATTACTTCGCCAACCGTGCCGTCGAGGGCGGGGTCGTGGTGTTCCCGACCGGCGTTTGTCGCGCGCTGCCTTCATTGGATCACGAGCGCGCCCTGACTGCCCGGTTGCTCGGTGACCGACTGCTTGCTGCGCGCACGGCAGGGAATCGCGAGGCCATTCTCGAGTTCGACGACGACGATGGCCGCTTGCTGTCGGTCATGGCCAGCATCCCGGTTTCGAGCATCAACGAATCATTCACGCTGACGGCAGGGCTGACGAGCCACTGGCCCAACCGCCCGTAGCGTTTCCGTTCGGGCCGGAGCGAAGCGGTCGCGGCAAGACAGGACGCTTCACCCGCTTCCGTTGCGGGGAAGGAGGTCGTGGATTGCCTGGACCAGCACATCGACCGCGAACGGCTTGTCCAGGAAGGTGATGCCGGCGAGGGTCTCCTTCGGAAGGATCTCTTCTCCGGCGTAACCGGACATGAGCACGATGGCCAGATCTGGGTGGATGGCGCGAAGGCTGCGAACCAGCTCGGAGCCAGAGACCAGTGGCATCACGACATCGCTGACGAGAACGTCGGGAAGGCTGTCCTGGGCCAGGCGAATCGCCTCTTCACCGTTTGATGCCGTGACCACCTCGGCGCCAGCTCGGCGGAGGACTTTGGTCAGCACAGTTCGCAACTGGATCTGGTCCTCGACTAACAGGACCCGAACCCCGTCCAGACGGGTGGCGACGGCGGTGGCGGCGGCCGGAGCGGGCGCGTCGGTGGGCTCCTCTGTCGTCCAGGCGGGAAGGCAGACGGTGAAAACGCTGCCCACACCGGGTGCGCTTTCGATCGACACGGATCCGCCCATTTCCTCGGCGAGGTACTTGACGGTGTTCAGGCCGATCCCGGTGCCGTGGTCCTTGGTCGTATAGAAGGCATCGAAGATCCGCGGCTGGATCTGCTCGGGGATTCCCACCCCGTCGTCGCGAATGACGAGCCGCACTTGTTCTCCGGGACCGGGCTCCACCTGCACCTCCACCACACCGCTCCGCCCGGTCGCCTCCACCGCATCGCGGGCATTCACCACCAGGTTGAACAACACCTGCTCGAACTGATGGGGCGACATGCGCACGTCCGGAACTCCTTCCTCCAGATGGAAGGTAAGTTCGCATCCTGGTCCGACCAGGCGCCGCAGCAACGAGGCCATTTCGGTAATCGCGACGGCCGGATTGAAGGTACGCGGTTCTCCTTGCGACCGTTTGGTGAAGTCGAGGAGGCGCCGAATCAGCGCAGCAGCCCGTCGGCTGGTCTGACCGAGGAGATCCAGATCTGCGAGGGCCTCGTGGTTGCCGCGCAACTCATGGCGCAGCAGGTCCGCCTGGATGTCGATGACGGCGAGCAGGTTGTTGAAGTCGTGCGCGATCCCACCAGAGACCCGCCCCACGACCTCCAGTTTCTGCGCCTCGGCGAGCTGGGCCTGAAGGAGGAGGCGGTCGCTGATGTCGCGCAGGACGACGGTGCTGCGCATTTCTCCGGAATCGGCCTCGTAGGTGCGGCTCGTGACCTCGCAGGGAACTCGGTGGCCCGCCTTGTGGATCCACGACAGTTCGCCGGTGAATTCCCCGGTCTCGGCCCGGCGCACCAGGCCATCGCGCCATCGAGGGTCGGCGTCGTCCTGTACGAGCGAACGTCCTCCCGCCAGAAGTTCCGCCTCCGTATACCCGAGAATCCTGCATGCAGCGGGGTTGGCCGCGAGGATCTCGCCCGTGGGCTTGCCGAGAATGATGCCGTCGAGCGCCTGCATGAACAGCTGGTGATATCTGTCCTCGGCCTCGGCGATCGTGAGGGTGCGGAGGCGCTGCGCATTGTAGTGGCCCGACAGCAGCGCGCTGACTCTGACGCAGAACGATGCGAACGCGTCATCCCAGTACAACATCGGGTGCGTACCGAGCACGGTGATCCCGTCGGACTCCGCTCCGTTTCCCGCGAAGGGGATGATCGCGACGTGGCTCGCGCCGCAGGTGTCACTGGCGAGCCTGAGCCCCGGGACGTCCGCGATCGGGCACCGCACGGGTCGCTCCGGGGTACTGTCGCGACACAACAGCAGGAGTGCCGCTACCCACTCGTCGATGTCTTCCTGCGCTGGTCCGATGAAGCCGCTCGTGCTCGCGATCGTCCAATCGGCGCCGCTCCGAACCACCACCAGGTGGCAAGGGACGTCGGCGGCGTCGGTCAGGGCGCGAGCGGCGCGGGCCACTGCGTCAGCCGGAGTCGCCGGAGCGACCGGCTCCGCCATGGTTGCCAGCAGGGTCTCGCGGCGGGACGCCAGGACCTCGAGGGTCGTTTCCACTGCTGCGGACAGCACTCCGACGACCTTGCCGGCACTGTCCCGCAGCGGAGAATAGGAGAAGGTGAAGTAGCGCGCCTCCAGAAAGCCCCGTCGCGCGAGGGGGAGCAGGGCATTCTCCATCATGACGGCGCGGCCGCTCCGGTACACTTCATCCAGGATTGGGCCGACGTACCCCCAGAGTTCCCGGAAGGCATCGGGGCCGGTCTGCCACACCGCGGGGTGCTTGTCCCCGAGGATCGGGATATAGCCGTCGTTGTAGATGAGGTGGAAGTCAGGCCCCCATCCGAGCATCATTGGGATACGTGCATCCAGCGCCAGGTGAACCTGGGCCCGAAGGTCGGCCGGCCACTGGTCCGGCGGCCCGATTGCCGTGGACGTCCAATCGAACGCATCGAGCACCCCGGCCATCTCAGCGGCTTGTGGGAAGCGATGCGGGGCCTGGGATGGAGCCATGGCGGTGAGGGATCAGAGGTGGATACACACGCGGAA
Encoded proteins:
- the ppc gene encoding phosphoenolpyruvate carboxylase: MPLASPHAPLHADVRLLGELLGATLREQEGNALFETVERVRVLAKDARGGRVAREELTRTLQALSTPQSLTVARAFAHFLGLANIAEQHHRIRRRRDYLRTPDQAPQRGSLVESFRRILGAGVTPDALHAAVQSLHVELVITAHPTEVVRRTVRRTQRRIAELLGERDRTDLTPGEQEELTRALAAEVTSLWLTNEVRREAPTPFDEVKWGLVSFEGTLWDAVPRSLRELDRALQAATGRKLPLDAAPLRFGTWIGGDRDGNPNVTPLVTAQAVMLARWMAADLYRQEIAALRGELSMDKASDELRRRVGDAPEPYRALLKPVVARLLAMRERMGALLASGAPYSADAGDYADAAELAEPLQLCYRSLHQTGAARVADGRLLDILRRIPSLGMWLAPLDLRQDADHHTEALDALTASAGHGSYRAWDEQARQAFLRGELSGATRVIADALATGSRFGNDVDDVLDTVRTAATLPRDALGAYVISMAAQPSDVLAVIALLEGAGLEPPLRVVPLFETVNDLQQAATMVDALLSLPWYRQRVGTALEVMIGYSDSAKDGGRLAAAWELYAAQERLVAVARQHGVRLTLFHGRGGSVGRGGGPTHLAIQSQPPGSINGTIRVTEQGEMVDAKFGLPAIADRTLEVYTTATLEASLLESPPVPEAWRVRMQALADASRAHFRSIVYDMPEFIDYFRAATPEPELGRLRTGSRPARRRSGGGVKSLRAIPWVFAWTQTRLLLASWLGVGAALDQALEAGHAAELRAMYQGWPFFRSTLDLIEMVVAKASPDVAAVYDAELVPPHLRPIGVALREDLARTERVLLQVTGHTHLLEENQVLRRSIDVRNPYVDPINLVQAEVLSRLREPGADPALFEAFLSTVNGVAAGMRNTG
- a CDS encoding GNAT family N-acetyltransferase, which translates into the protein MTNLNRRDFAAIGLSTLWAGRIPGATYQLRTDHRADLVIRPFRSNDAEAVGRLVDAEYLNDADRASSLHAINRGLHLPSGRNNGWRTTLVAEQDGTVVGVGSSSAFALGRNARTHTIVAPSHRRQGIGTRLYQEIAPLVRAQGRTPVASIAGREGVAFRFASSCGMRPLMRSRQLTLDLTSWAVDLWCRHAIEQASPYALVPSSQVTPDVFFGALGAAYHYMHERWSDIQVETPAQSRATWQARVSETSGVVALEGQRAVGVGNYFANRAVEGGVVVFPTGVCRALPSLDHERALTARLLGDRLLAARTAGNREAILEFDDDDGRLLSVMASIPVSSINESFTLTAGLTSHWPNRP
- a CDS encoding beta-lactamase family protein, with protein sequence MDPIVTRRTLVLVIALFIVGACGGQEGAKTARDAQALLRGLHDAGSFGGAVILSRDGRIVYEGAFGRADRTRSFSLDTPADGASLAKTATAAAIWRLVAAGALALDDPVQRYVAEFPYPDVSIRHLLSHTAGLPDYDPFQPVLEGERPVDNLELQNVMRRQSPRPLFPPGSQFSYCNICYDTLALLIERVTRASYSEHVVKGMLAEAGATTAFLRPARFADWPGVRTLGFDSSRPDAAVFDVFDNEAIYGGSNIYFSARDLHAWARAWAERRAVPADVWDQALVPARIDGHPSAMTLSSWYCATDRLRCYYTGHHQGFFNLVYWDAARNVTAVFVSNSTIAPPLHPWFMRTLIALAEGGDALPAPAVASDKDTQVDLVAVAGRYRIEGLGEVMIDAAGATPVMQVGDGPRYQLYQVGYGWLYAPGVDAYLTLPLPVGETQPRLSWNSVFLSGDGARISQ
- a CDS encoding response regulator — encoded protein: MAPSQAPHRFPQAAEMAGVLDAFDWTSTAIGPPDQWPADLRAQVHLALDARIPMMLGWGPDFHLIYNDGYIPILGDKHPAVWQTGPDAFRELWGYVGPILDEVYRSGRAVMMENALLPLARRGFLEARYFTFSYSPLRDSAGKVVGVLSAAVETTLEVLASRRETLLATMAEPVAPATPADAVARAARALTDAADVPCHLVVVRSGADWTIASTSGFIGPAQEDIDEWVAALLLLCRDSTPERPVRCPIADVPGLRLASDTCGASHVAIIPFAGNGAESDGITVLGTHPMLYWDDAFASFCVRVSALLSGHYNAQRLRTLTIAEAEDRYHQLFMQALDGIILGKPTGEILAANPAACRILGYTEAELLAGGRSLVQDDADPRWRDGLVRRAETGEFTGELSWIHKAGHRVPCEVTSRTYEADSGEMRSTVVLRDISDRLLLQAQLAEAQKLEVVGRVSGGIAHDFNNLLAVIDIQADLLRHELRGNHEALADLDLLGQTSRRAAALIRRLLDFTKRSQGEPRTFNPAVAITEMASLLRRLVGPGCELTFHLEEGVPDVRMSPHQFEQVLFNLVVNARDAVEATGRSGVVEVQVEPGPGEQVRLVIRDDGVGIPEQIQPRIFDAFYTTKDHGTGIGLNTVKYLAEEMGGSVSIESAPGVGSVFTVCLPAWTTEEPTDAPAPAAATAVATRLDGVRVLLVEDQIQLRTVLTKVLRRAGAEVVTASNGEEAIRLAQDSLPDVLVSDVVMPLVSGSELVRSLRAIHPDLAIVLMSGYAGEEILPKETLAGITFLDKPFAVDVLVQAIHDLLPRNGSG